In one window of Anabaena sphaerica FACHB-251 DNA:
- a CDS encoding Fur family transcriptional regulator, producing the protein MQEQANAIVQTLKSKGLRVTPQRFAVYANLLSRIDHPTVEQILTDLNKDFPVSSQATIYSSLQALREAGLVREVLLQEGVCRYDANVQPHHHFCCQCCGAIEDIAWDTFKFIELKSLRSGLRGETYQVTVQGMCDACDERSDRCH; encoded by the coding sequence ATGCAGGAACAAGCAAACGCAATTGTTCAAACCTTAAAATCCAAGGGTTTGAGGGTGACTCCTCAGCGGTTTGCGGTCTATGCAAATTTGTTATCTCGCATAGATCACCCGACAGTTGAGCAAATCCTGACTGATTTAAATAAAGATTTTCCTGTTTCATCTCAGGCCACCATCTACAGTTCTCTGCAAGCACTCAGAGAAGCAGGATTGGTACGAGAGGTGCTATTACAAGAGGGGGTATGTCGTTATGATGCCAATGTTCAACCCCATCATCACTTTTGCTGTCAGTGTTGTGGTGCTATTGAAGATATAGCTTGGGATACATTCAAGTTTATCGAGCTTAAAAGTCTACGTTCCGGTTTGCGTGGAGAAACATACCAGGTGACTGTTCAGGGAATGTGCGATGCTTGCGACGAGCGTAGTGATCGCTGTCATTAG